The DNA window AGAGTGTGTTCGTAGGTCATGGCTGATATCTCATGGCATGGAGCAGAGAGCTAAGAGCAGAGGGCGGAGGGCAGAGCGTTTTTCGTCTCTCTGGTCATGATAAAATAGACAGAATAGACTGAATAGACATTATGAATTCTTCTTTTCTTGTATTTTCCTTACCCTCTCCATGAATTCTTTCAGCTTTTTTTCATACCCCCTATCCTTCGGAAGATAATACCGCTTATCCTTTAATGGTTCTGGCATGTAATCCTGTTTTACCATGCCATCCTTGTAGTTATGGGGGTAGAGATAATCACGGCCATAGCCCAACTCTCCCAT is part of the Pseudomonadota bacterium genome and encodes:
- a CDS encoding replication-associated recombination protein A, with the protein product MGELGYGRDYLYPHNYKDGMVKQDYMPEPLKDKRYYLPKDRGYEKKLKEFMERVRKIQEKKNS